The following are from one region of the Anomaloglossus baeobatrachus isolate aAnoBae1 chromosome 1, aAnoBae1.hap1, whole genome shotgun sequence genome:
- the LOC142248813 gene encoding uncharacterized protein LOC142248813, whose product MFTAFNEDTRSSLTSSKKGEIICTSVSVEWIAMGTGIGRNSKNYSNINGRTSANTEFSANNTICYSQDAYHINVRSLVLVLMYLQFTVLQMCTNKEEFLREFIEVYQTQTPLWKIKSPEYSNRQLKKDAYLKMIAIYDKYHPNQKGTEDLVKRKIQAIRTVYKKELNKIEESKRSGAGTGDVYVPTLWYFDLLNFTRDQELHRPSTSSLNIGGDIPPDANNEVTISEEPTTSQQSTSEQLMETPASQLTNVDLVEAGPSNVSYTQSWQRRKKTIPPNTTTAVTKLMGVAQNILDQHNRPPLSGIAMFVDDEMRELTPDQKYIAQCLIQDVLRLARAKKLTDSSYVAIGEVSHPVEPVEPVEPVEPVDPVEPVDPVAPVDAPEIPQAAAEPSRQALRKGGVRGRRSRMSLNYL is encoded by the exons ATGTTCACAGCTTTCAATGAGGACACAAGGTCATCCTTGACAAGCTCTAAGAAAGGAGAGATAATCTGCACCAGTGTCAGTGTGGAGTGGATTGCCATGGGAACTGGAATTGGCAGAAATTCTAAAAACTATTCCAATATTAATGGACGTACTTCTGCAAATACAGAATTCTCAGCAAATAATACAATATGCTACTCTCAGGATGCTTACCATATTAATGTCCGCTCATTAG TGCTTGTACTGATGTATCTCCAATTTACTGTTTTacagatgtgtactaataaggaggaattcctacgtgaattcattgaggtgtaccagacgcaaacacccttatggaaaattaaatcccccgagtacagcaataggcaacttaaaaaggatgcgtaccttaaaatgattgcaatatatgacaaataccatcctaatcaaaaaggtaccgaggatctggttaaaagaaaaatacaggcaatacgcacagtttataagaaagaactgaacaaaatagaggaatccaagcgttctggtgctggcactggtgatgtctacgtcccaacgctgtggtattttgatttattaaatttcacaagggaccaggagcttcacaggccatcaaccagtagcctcaatattggtggtgatattccccctGATGCGAACAATGAAGTgactatatctgag gagccaacaacaagtcagcAATCAACATCTGAACAactaatggaaactcctgctagccaattaaccaatgttgatttggttgaggcaggcccatccaatgtgtcctacacacaaagttggcaaaggagaaaaaaaaccatccctccaaacactactacagctgtaacaaaactgatgggagtggcacaaaacatcctagaccagcacaacagaccacccctttctggtattgctatGTTTGTGGATGATGAAATGCGTGAACTGACCCCAGATCAAAAATACATAgcccaatgtttaatccaggatgtcttacgtttggcaagagcaaaaaaactaacagactcatcctatgttgccattggcgaggtttctcatcctgttgaacctgttgaacctgttgaacctgttgaacctgttgaccctgttgaacctgttgatcctgttgctcctgttgatgcccctgaaattcctcaagctgcagcagagccatcaagacaagcacttcgaaagggtggtgtgcgtggccgtaggtcacgcatgagtttg AATTATCTTTGA